Proteins from one Camelina sativa cultivar DH55 chromosome 8, Cs, whole genome shotgun sequence genomic window:
- the LOC104708687 gene encoding cytochrome P450 84A4 has translation MHTLTTLIFLVPLLLFLFRHFLSRRRRRTKPYPPGPKGLPIIGNILMMNHFNHRGLAKLSRIYGGLLHLRLGFSHVFVVSSPDIARQVLQVQDHVFSNRPTTIAIRYLTYGGSDLAFCNYGPFWRRMRKLYVMMLFSRKRAESWVSVDEEVHKSVRFVAVNVGKPLNVCKLAFSLTRDITFRAAFGSSASTSDEERLDEFLEIIQEFSKLFGEFNVADYVPSWLSWIDPQGINKRVEKARKSLDCFIESVIDDHLLKKTRERNVDEENDMVDQLLAFYKEEIKVNNSETNIKLNNIKGIIMDVMFGGTETVALAIEWVLTELLRSPENMKRVQDELASVVGLDQWRVEDTHLEKLTFLKCTLKETLRLHPPFPLLLHETVEDADVTGYFIPKGSRVMVNTYALGRDPDSWSDPEIFNPGRFLDPDAPDLKGNNFEFIPFGSGRRSCPGMQLGLYAFELALAHLLHCFTWSLPDGLKSGDVDTVEGAGLTVPKSTPLMAVPTTRLLCPIVVS, from the exons ATGCATACTCTAACGACTCTCATCTTTCTTgtccctcttcttctttttctcttccgCCACTTCCTTTCACGGCGGCGGAGGCGTACAAAACCCTACCCTCCTGGCCCCAAAGGCTTACCCATCATTGGAAATATTCTCATGATGAACCACTTCAACCACCGCGGCCTAGCCAAGCTAAGCCGTATATACGGTGGGTTGCTCCACCTCCGCCTCGGGTTTTCCCACGTTTTCGTTGTTTCTTCTCCGGACATCGCACGTCAAGTCCTCCAAGTGCAAGACCATGTTTTCTCAAACCGTCCCACCACAATCGCAATTCGTTACCTGACCTACGGGGGCTCCGATCTTGCATTCTGCAATTACGGCCCGTTTTGGCGTCGGATGAGAAAACTCTACGTCATGATGCTCTTTAGCCGTAAACGGGCCGAGTCATGGGTCTCTGTTGATGAAGAGGTCCACAAATCGGTCCGTTTTGTGGCGGTTAACGTCGGAAAACCGTTAAACGTATGTAAACTAGCATTTTCCCTAACAAGAGACATAACATTCCGTGCTGCGTTCGGCTCCTCGGCGTCCACTTCTGACGAAGAACGATTAGACGAGTTCCTTGAGATCATACAAGAGTTCTCTAAGCTCTTTGGTGAGTTTAACGTAGCGGACTATGTCCCTTCGTGGCTCAGTTGGATTGACCCGCAAGGGATTAACAAGCGGGTGGAGAAAGCTCGAAAGTCTCTCGACTGTTTCATTGAGTCCGTCATCGACGATCACTTGCTCAAGAAAACGAGAGAACGTAACGTTGATGAAGAGAACGATATGGTTGATCAATTACTTGCGTTttacaaagaagaaatcaaagtcaACAACTCTGAGACCAACATTAAACTCAATAACATCAAAGGCATCATCATG GATGTGATGTTCGGAGGAACCGAGACGGTGGCATTAGCAATCGAGTGGGTTTTAACGGAGCTACTTCGGAGCCCCGAGAACATGAAACGGGTCCAGGACGAGCTAGCGAGTGTGGTCGGGCTTGACCAGTGGCGCGTGGAGGACACGCACCTCGAGAAGCTCACCTTCTTAAAATGTACACTCAAGGAAACCTTACGGCTACACCCGCCGTTCCCTCTCCTCCTCCACGAGACGGTGGAGGACGCGGATGTCACAGGTTACTTCATCCCCAAGGGATCGCGAGTGATGGTCAATACCTACGCTCTCGGGCGTGACCCGGATTCTTGGTCCGACCCGGAAATATTCAACCCGGGTAGGTTTTTGGACCCTGACGCTCCAGACCTGAAGGGTAACAATTTCGAATTCATTCCGTTCGGGTCGGGTCGGAGATCTTGCCCGGGCATGCAACTCGGGTTGTACGCGTTTGAGCTTGCGCTGGCTCATCTTTTACACTGCTTCACGTGGAGTTTACCAGACGGTCTGAAATCCGGTGACGTCGACACCGTTGAAGGGGCGGGTCTCACCGTTCCTAAGTCAACTCCTTTGATGGCGGTGCCGACTACGCGCCTTCTCTGCCCAATCGTCGTCTCCTGA